GAGCCTATGATAGGGTGCCTAGGGAGGTTCTATGGTGGGTTTAGAAAGGAAGGGAGTATGTAATAGGTATGCTAATGTCATTAAGGCTATGCATGATAAAGCAGTTAGCCAACTTTAGGACTGCATGTGGAGAGCCAATGAATTTTCCAACCACAATAGGTGCACATCAAGGATCCGCTTTTAGCCCTGTCCCGTTTAGTGATTGATGAATTCACTAGATAGATTTAAAACGAGATACCATGGTGCATGTTTGtaaatgatattgttttgattgacgAAAGTAAtagagtagaatctaagttaaaaTTATGGTGAGAAgctttagagtctagggttttgAAGATAAGTTGAAATAAGACaacatatgaaatgtaattttggcaatggtaggaggaatattggagaaaagatcaaaattgatggtcaagaaattattAGCACTAGTAGGTTTTGATacttggatctattatacaaacggaaggagaaattgaaaaggatgtagtacatagagttaaagcaggttgccTTAAATGGATGAGTGCTTTGGTAGTGTTGTATAATCGTACAATACCCTTAAAATTATAAGGAAAGTTCTATAGTACAGCTATAGAGTAGCCATGCTTAATGGATCAAAATGTCGGTAACTATGATACAACACATccaaaagtaaaagttgcagAAATGCTAATGTCAAGGTGGATGAGCGGTAGaacattaaaggataaattaaagaatgaaaatATTCATAATAAGTTAGGTCCAGCACCTGTTGAAGATAATTGAGGGGctgcttagatggtttgggcatttgaaacataGACTAAATAGTGCACCAGTAAGGGGAATCAGATGGAATGAGATAGTGGGGAGGGATCTAATAGCTCTTAAAGATGCTCAATCAtgtgaattggcagaaaaggattcatgtagcgaCCCCACTACTTAAGGCTTGGTTTCTTCTTCTTGTTGTAATTTCAGTGGTTGGAGGTATATTGGAGAAAATATTGAACTCAATGGTCAAGAAAATTTTTTAACACTACTAGTTTTTGAtattttggatctattatgcCAGCTAAGGACAGATTGAAGAAGATGCTATATATAGAGTTAAAAGGAATATTTTATAGAATGACTATAATATCTACTATGCTATAAAATCAAAATGTTAGACAACTAAGAAACTAACATATCCagaaagtaaaagttgccaaatTTTGAATGCTAAAGTGGGTGAATGGTATGACATTGAAAGATAATTCAAGGAATGAACATAGTTGTGGTAGGTTAGGCATAGCACCTGTATTGGGTGATTTTAGAGTTACCCAACTTGAGTTATGAGTACAagtgatttttttcttttttggaaaaaaaataataataaaggactTAAACCATGGTCTaagtaatttaattattttttatttatttatatctatttattatatttttaaggtaagataagggagggacaacttaGCACGCATTTGGAATGCCTTAAAGAATGTGTACCTATTATGAAAAGTACTTAAATTAAGCACTTGTGTCAATTAGATggcttggacacttgcaatataGTGAGGAAGAGCGAGCTATTTACTAGTTGTGGTAATAAAAAGGGTAgcggtagacctaaaataacttcgAATGAGATAGTAATGATTTAATAGCGCTAAATTGTTGGAAGAAATTCCCTGCGATTGTGTAAAttagtggaaaatgattcatgtagccaatcccacctagtgggacatgaggtttggtttgttgttgtattcttaatagagttaacaccaacaatcagTTGCAGAATAGGTGACATTCAAAGGCACTTCTCTTGTTATCTGTTCTCTGTCTTGATAGTTCTGAAACAGTGGTTCTTCCTCCATTGCCGTTTGCTTGGAACACATGGAATAAGCATTTTGGTCTTTTGGGAGAAAATCGGGTTTGTCTGGAGTTGGTAGAGCATTTGCTAGTCATGACATATTCTGGTTTTGGTAAAAGGAAGGATGCATATGCTTTGTGGACTTGTGTGGTTTTCAAAGTTCTGTGAGGTTTATAGCTCGAACAAAATTCTTGCATATATTATCCGTAAAAAGTGAACTTATCTTTGTTATGGGAGAAAATTCATTAGTTTATGCTTCTGCTGGTTGTTTTAAAGGAGTGCAATTTTCTGATATCCAGCGAGATTGATTGGCTTTGTTAGTTTCATTTTTGCattttgattttttgtttattatttttttcctttcttttcttgaAGAGTATTCTTGTTCTCCCCTTGTATAGTCTCCCTGTTTAATGAATTCATCTTCTTTCACTACCCAAAAAAAGGGCGTAAAATCACATACTGAGGTCCATGTAACCTTACCATGTACCTACAAGCATACTTTCAACTGTAGTTAGCGTTTTCTCTAATTTCTCAGAAATCTGCCCAATTTCTTGCAGCAAACAGTCTGTCTTGTAGAAAGACTCTAAAAGATAGCAGTAATCTGAGACTGATCATGTCAGGATCTGCAAGCCTGTAACTGATGCTAACAGGATTGATTTCTTTCGGTGCTCTGAAAATCTTACAGCAGATCCTTATTTTGATCATAATCAAGGCCTCTTCAGTATTCCTCAAAATCTTGTGGGAAAGCCTCAATTTCTCACAATCAGATACAGGTTATCTTCAGTATTACTTGTTGCAGTCCAAAATCTTTCGAGGTGGCAGCCAATCTGTCTTCTGCAATAACTTGGTTGGGCTATTGGAACTTACAACATGATTGGGATTGTGATGATGGGTAAGGATTGTGATGGGGAAAATAGGCTTTGGGAATGATTGAATGCCTGTGATAATGAGAATTTGTAATAGTCAAAAGGATTTCAGGCTAGGTGAAGGGCTTTGATGATTGGTTGTTGACATATCAATGGTGGTTCTTACAGCAAGGAGTTCTAGTGAAGGTTCTGATGAAGAAAGAGTCCTATGAGTTCTTTCTAGCGATGAAACTTCTTATAATGTGCAACTTCGAAGCAGCTGTAGCGCAGTAGTCTTCCCTGTTTTTTCCTCTGGGAACTTGTCTGAGGTTCATAAGTGgtagaaaaaaaattttcctGCCATTTCCTGCTTGCCTCATGTTCTTTGAGTAGCAACAGTCTTTCTGCAGATTTAGGTGATTTGCTCAAGGGAAAAGGATTAGTGCTTTGGTGTCTGGGATGTGGCTGAAAGACTGGGACCGTAATGATGGTGGCAACAGGACTTTGTGGCTGGAACAGAGTGGGCTTCGAAACCAATAAATGTAGGACATAAAAGACAGGAGAAGCAGAGGAAGAAGAGATTGTGAGACAGAGAAGGAAGGGAGAAGAAAGAAACTGCGAGACAGAGAGAGAAAATTGACCACGCAGGAGGAGAGAGTGATTTTCGTGGGAGTAAACATGAGACTGAAATCAATTAATGATCAAAATTCAATAATCCTCTGCATCATAAGCGTATATTTATGGGCAGCCGAGAAACtcaaatgataaaataattaaaaatttcaaaaataactctaaagtaataaaaaatatatataaaacaatccCAAGTActtaaatataaaaacataacctCAAAGTAACTAAAATATCCAAGATAAAGCTAAATTAACTAAGTTTTCTAGAGTACCATTTCCTAAACAAAGAAAAATACctaatttctaaatttttgagtAGAATAATTGCCTTTTGTTATCCCTTGGCGGCACTCCATCACTTAATCTATTGGGCTGTGAACCTTTTGGGCCAACAATTTCATCAAGCCTTAATTGATTTAATCAAAACTCTCATTCAAATTGTAGTGAGAACTTATGGTTCATATTTCTATCAAGTCTCTGGAACTCTATAGATTATAGCCATATAATTTTATTTCGTTGAATGTGTAATGTCGTAGTTGATtaatgaatataaaaaaaaaatgtttcatCGATGCCCACATATGTTTGATAGTTTGATTTGATCAAGACATCATGTGACCATCTTATAATCCTTAAAAACTCAATtagctttttttttcttcttgaattTCAAGGATCATGATTAGATGGATTAATTACATGTGATATGTTCTTTCTTGCAAAAGATTGGAAATCTAAGGTTTAGTCATCAATTTGATTGCATGGTCTTTTGCGAATGATTTggtttcttcaatttctcttaaTTTACTACGAAATCTGATTCTTGAGTTTTATCCAAAGTTGTTTTCTTTAACAGAATTAACACCTACACTCTGCTGTGGTTAGAATATCCAACAAATTGCGTCTCATGATATTTTTTTGTTGTTTCTTCGTATTGGTGAATAGCATCGTCATTTTTCTTGCATTGTTTTTTAAAACATCTGAAATAGGCTTTTTGGTTTGCTTGAAAAGTTGCACATTTGCCTTGATCTTTTAATTGTTCTTTTGCTTATTTCCTTTAGAGGTGTTTGGAGGGATTAGGATGCAAAGAGGCTGTGGGCAGTGATTCGTTATATTTGGTTGGAGGGGAATACCTAGGTCTTCAGGTTTCACATTTGCCTTCGTCTTTACTTTGCAAGAAGATTGTTTTTCTTGCTTCCTTGTGGGCTTACACTTTTTGAGCCTTAGAGGGAGTCTGCTTCACTGAGTGCCACAGGGAAACTTTTATGAACTGATGATTGTATttactttttcttattttcttgttagttttttttttttaaagaactaTTTCAGgatgttattttattttctctctctctctctccaccctGGGTGCGCACATATTTATTGctctttttattttgtaaaattcttcttttattaaaaaaaatgttgaagATAATGATATATTAGGCATGTAGTTTTGCCATAGCAGTAATTGTAAGCATATGCACTCTTAACATATGTTACCCTGATGTGTTTCTTTGTTGACTATGGGACTTTATTACATTCAAGTATGTTAGCATGTAGTAGTTTATTGCTTTTTTGTAGGGATGTGTATCATGAGAGTTTATTGCATTCTTGGTGTTCAAGTTTTTTCTTGATAAAGGAATTCAGTGAATCTTAACTGACATTTTTACCTTATCATCTTAGGCAGCAGAAGAGTGTAGCTCAGTGCTTGAGCTTGACCACAAGCACACTGGAGCATTAATGCTGCGAGCTCAAACACTAGTTACCCTCAAAGAATACCAGTCGGCACTCTTTGATGTCAGCAGGCTCTTGGAGTTGAATCCATCTTCAGAAGTCTATCAAAACCTTCAAGCTCGTTTGAAGACACAATTGGTATTCACTCTATATTCTTTCTAATTATATGcatatatttttcttgtaatGTTGCTAATTGTTGGGGCTATCTAGCATCCAAAATCAGTGTTAAGACTGCATTTGGAAGTGATATATGTGGCTCTGTGGCTGGTGTTGGGTGGATTTGACTGGAGTGGAAATGCTCATCACCTAAAATGGGTAGCCCAGTGTACAGGGCTTCCACCAATGTGGTATCTTAGGTGGGTGATTTAATGTAGGTTGCCCTGTTCAAAAACTTGGTTTACCCTCCTTTGTTAGTCACCTGCTATTCTTAATTTAGGATGATGTACTACACATTTAGGATGATTCTTCTGTAGTGCTATACACTTttttatttgaatgaatatgatAATCTAATGATCTGGCTGTCTGATTTTGAGTGACTTCTTGATATTTTGTGGGAAATCTTGTGTGAGACATCTGAAATGGTAGCTTCTAGCCAATCCCATTATCATTATGCTTAGCTATCAAATCTGCAGGTTTTACGTAATTGAATTGGGTGTCTTGAAGTTTAGTCTAACGATGTCTTCGGCCAAGAAATTATCTACCTGATTAGATACATATCACAAGCACAAGGGTATAGCTCAGTTATGTTGAGCACCTTGTTAAAATGTGTGCCAATGTTTTCCAGCAGAGCCTGCCCGtcataaaatcaaaataatttaTCTTATTGGAATCAATGCCTTACTCCACAACTTTGAGGGAATAAGAGAACAATAGCCTGACAAATGGCTCATGATTTGGCTGTTCATTTAGGAATAAAATAGAACCCATTATTGCTTTGGGATATTGATAAGTTGAATGGCACAACCTTTTATTGGAATCTGTGTTGGCAAAACAGCATTTTTCAAAAGGAATaataattatgtagttttttcATGAtgtaaaaatatgagtaaaaattacTAGGATTCAAATTCCTGAAAATGAAATCTTTATGTTTTAGTACCTATTCTCTCAACTTTCACTAAgatatttctattttttatttttcgtttAAGGAAAGTCACTAGCCCCAATACCAGAGTGCTTagtcgaagaagaagaagaagaagaagaagaagaggacaaAGATGGAGCAGAGTGTATAAGAGGTGAGGGAGCACAACTATGTGGAAAAGAGGCAGGTGAACAATTATATGGTGGTGATGATGAAAAAGAAGGGGAAGAAGCCGTACAAGCAGTTATGGGAAGGGAGCAGAAATCTGAGCTTCAGAGGACAACAACCAGTGCTGATGCTGCTACCCCTCAAACAGAGGAAATCAAGGAATTTACCGAACAACGATCCAAAGGATGGCAGGCAATACCAAAACCAAAAGGACACTCACATCTGGATTATTCACGCTGGGACAGAGTTGATgattctagtgaagaagaagaagaagaagatgatgatgatgatgatgatgattctCAGCTCCAATATCGGTTCCGTGTGAGAAAAGTTGGTGTGAAGCCAGTGAAATGAAAGATGTCATGCAGTGTGCAGtatcaaaaatggtttttatGGTCCCCAAAAAAGGTGACTAGCAGTCGCTATGATTAATGATCCATTAAGTGAAGTCATATTCTAATAGAGGAAGGAAGTGATTATGATTTCTAGTCGTGGCTTTCAAAAAGCTTGGGGGATTTGCTGCCAAAGCTGCCATTTAAATTCACAAGATTGGCTAGGACTTGTTTCTGGGCTGTGCTTCCATTGGGCTGTAAATGAAGTGAGCAGATTTTTCAGAACATGCAAACAGAGCCTACCCGGAGAGACTGAAAATCACACTTGATCCTTAattaatcaatctttatttttattattttttatgggGTTCCCAATCAATCTCTACTTTCTGTTGTTTCTATCATTTCTGGAGATAAAAGAGAAATGTTCTTGTCGTTGTAAATTTTATATTCTTAGGGGGGCATTTGGTTCATGGAATGCGAGTATAAGTAATGTGCTATTCTGGTAAAATAAGAAAATATCCATGTTTGGTTCACAACATTAATATAATATTCCAACCATCTAAAATTACCCGTTTATATGATTTGGGCATATTTATATGTGGTATTATAATTTTCCAAAAGTGGGACAATCCATCAAAGGGACGGAAAAGACTAAAGTACCCTCATCCTCTTATGAAAATTCAATATTCTGCTCAATTATCCTAACCCACCCTCAAAATTCTACCTGCTATGCTCATTTCATCAGAAGGCAAATGGTGCTGTGGTGAGTTTCTCCCTTCCTCTCATCTCTTGCAATCTTCATCCAAATctctagggttttgatttttgagTATTTGTTTCGCAGGTGATTTCAAAAACAAGAAGTTTGAGCTTCTCTTGCCAGAATGTGTTATTGGAGCTTCTATCGATTTGTCAGTTTGTTTTGATTCAAGATCTTGGGCATCTTAATCTCACATTGAGCATATGTTCATCCTGAAGCAAGCTGGATTTGTGtccttttttactattttttaatctGATTAGTGCTTTGGCTTCGATTAGATCCATAATCTGCTGCTGGAAAACACCAAGAAAGGTAGGTTGAGCTTTGGCTTCAATTAAATCTATACTCTGCCTTattttgtgttgattgattgaagtaggttgaatttttttttttttttttcggttttgctttgattttatgtttgttttttttgtttttttcagtattattattattattattatttttttttttttgcattttggcAATTTCCAAGCACATATTATGGCTGAATCCTTAGTATTTGAATGTCAAAATCTGTTTCTGTAATAATGATCTCCTTGATAGGGGAACCATTAATGTACGTAGTTTTGAAGGCTTAATAAGGTTTCTAAACAGAGCCTAAAAATTCGTTTTTATAGGCATTCTTTGAGCCTTTATTTATCCCCTTTCTTCCTCTGTTGCATGAGTACCTCACAGAAGGTAGTCAGCTGCATTAAAATGCATGTGTATATAACTAAAAGGTgatctttgaaaaaaattaaaaactgaaTGCTTGAAGGAGGGTTTTTTTGCTCATTGACAGTTTCATGTGAAAATTGGCTTTTGAAAATACATTTTGTTAAATTGTTTCTGTATTTAAGTTTATAAGGTTGTTTTAAACTGAGTGTTTCATTGGGAACTTTACGTGATCAGTGTTAGCTAATTTACTTGCACTTAAGATTTTCATATGATTACTGCTGTTCAATTTCTTTAAGTTCTAAGGGAGCTTCATTGTCTGCTTGATTTTATGTTGGACACTACATTTGCATAGATTGAATGAACATGCTGATTCTAGTGTGTGCGCATCTGTGATGGCAATTTGCTTTGCCCTGGCGCTCTGGATAACCCTGTGGTGGTtgctttaattgttgtttcacaAGTTCCCATTTCAGCTGTGTTattctttcttgtttttctttcttcatatGTAATCTGGTTGTTGTGTACATTTCAATTTTAATATTCACTAAGTCCAGTTAGGAGTTAAGAAATGGACCTCATATTCTCCCCATTGGCAGTCTGGGAGAGATCTTTCGCCCTTTTTCATTACAATCACACTTCTTGTCAGCTTGCCTACCCTTGCCATGAGATCTACACATCATGCTAGTCGGTTATTTCTTGTCTTTACCCTTATCCAATTTTTTCTCATGCCTACATTAGCTTAGCTCTATACTAATAATATTTCACATGCTGTGTTTCTATGACTTGCATTATGTGTACAAATGGTACAATATTATACAATACTTATTATATGGAGGCTTTTACAAGTGATGAAAACAACAGCCAGTTTAGTTGATTTACCTTTTACTACTGTATGGTGGGAGGTCCTTCACATGAATCCAACCCTTTGACAGTTAATTGTACCCCAAAACTCATTGATTTGATCAAAACATAGGTGCTCAATTCCATGTTTCTTAAG
The sequence above is a segment of the Malania oleifera isolate guangnan ecotype guangnan chromosome 8, ASM2987363v1, whole genome shotgun sequence genome. Coding sequences within it:
- the LOC131162031 gene encoding uncharacterized protein LOC131162031, which translates into the protein MASNMIERAHQMYREGRHHEALGFYTEALAIAKMKVQKIALHSNRAACYLKLHDFKKAAEECSSVLELDHKHTGALMLRAQTLVTLKEYQSALFDVSRLLELNPSSEVYQNLQARLKTQLSLAPIPECLVEEEEEEEEEEDKDGAECIRGEGAQLCGKEAGEQLYGGDDEKEGEEAVQAVMGREQKSELQRTTTSADAATPQTEEIKEFTEQRSKGWQAIPKPKGHSHLDYSRWDRVDDSSEEEEEEDDDDDDDDSQLQYRFRVRKVGVKPVK